The Gammaproteobacteria bacterium genome contains the following window.
CACCACGCACCAGCACTGGCGTCTCGGGATGCCGCCGCAACACTGTTTCCACACGTTTGATTAACGTAGCATCATCGATGGGTTTGCTCTTGCTATCGCCAATGTCGAGAAAATAGCGGCCTTTGGCATCCACAGTCACCACCACCGGTTCGCGCTGCTCATTTTTCAGCGGTTCTGACGCTGCCTTGGGCAAATCCACTTTCACACCTTGCGACAACAGCGGTG
Protein-coding sequences here:
- the tolR gene encoding protein TolR, with amino-acid sequence MARPRHRREHLSEMNVVPYIDVMLVLLVIFMITAPLLSQGVKVDLPKAASEPLKNEQREPVVVTVDAKGRYFLDIGDSKSKPIDDATLIKRVETVLRRHPETPVLVRGDKKADYGAVVAAMALLQQAGAGSVGLMTEMPESRRGK